The Flavobacterium sp. J372 region TGAACTTGATGTTGTCATTCAACTGGAATACATAACCCGCCGTTAAGAAGTAGTGCTGGGTCTCTGAGCCGAACTGCCTCTCCTGCCCGTTGTCGGTTATGTCAAGGTGCTTGCTCTTGAGCATGTTCGGCACCGAGAAGGCTACATAGTAATTCTCTGTATAATAGAAAAAGCCTGCCCCTACGTTGAAATAGGTATTGTTGGTGTTCTCGCTGAAAGCCGGGTCATTGGCATCGGGTACGTTGTTCTGCCCGATATCGGTATACAGGCCTACATCATGAAGCGTTAAGCCTGCCTTGATCCCCAGGGCCAGGCGGTGCTCACCTCCAAGGTTCAGCGTGTAGCTGAAATCGCCGTAAAAATTGGTCTCCTCCACCGGGCCTATCTTATCGTTTACTACCGATAAGCCTAAGCCTACATTCTTGCCTACCGGGCTGTGGCCCGAAAAGGTCATAGTGGTGGGTGAGTCTTCTATGTCTA contains the following coding sequences:
- a CDS encoding type IX secretion system membrane protein PorP/SprF — encoded protein: MKKLYFAALAALGFFAEGYSQQDPHYTQYMYNMNVINPAYAGSKENLAFGLLYRKQWVDIEDSPTTMTFSGHSPVGKNVGLGLSVVNDKIGPVEETNFYGDFSYTLNLGGEHRLALGIKAGLTLHDVGLYTDIGQNNVPDANDPAFSENTNNTYFNVGAGFFYYTENYYVAFSVPNMLKSKHLDITDNGQERQFGSETQHYFLTAGYVFQLNDNIKFKPSGLLKSAFGVSPSFDVSANFLFYERFEIGATYRIDDSFGAMVNYAITPNLRIGYAYDHIVSDLNVTTPSSHEVMLLFDLNFPKKVSRSPRYF